The Glycine max cultivar Williams 82 chromosome 17, Glycine_max_v4.0, whole genome shotgun sequence genome contains the following window.
AAGAACTCACATGCTATACTGTCTTGTATCGTGCATGATTTTATTGCCTAGGTCAAGTAGCCAACATCTGTATATCAAATTGTCTACAATTCTGGAGATCATTGAGTAAGCTGGTCACATATTTGCACATTAGGAATGTGTGATCTAACTATCTAAGAAACCTAAGAATTGAGTATAATAATAAAGTGAATAGTGAAACTTGCTCCACTGTCCATCAACCACTGCAGCTCTATGAAATACACTGCTAATAGTGTTTTTACCTGACTTCACTCCGATGCTATTTTTTCCTGCTGCTTATAGTCTTTTGGGTATCTACTAATAGTAGACTACTTTAATAAATCACTTTTTGCAAGTTCTAGACAACATTCAATATGATACATGTTTATAGTTTTTTGCTTACAGAGTACAAACAATCATTTAAATGCTAGGAGTTCAGTCAAGGCAGCTTatcattttccttttctccATATGTTATGATCTACTGCTTTCCGGGACAAGTTTACCTTTTAGCTGAATATAAAGACTTGGCATAGTATCATATGTAACATATTGTCATTCTAATTTCCGTCTTATTCCAGGAAACCCAGTCAAGAAAGTGACTCTGAATCAGCTAGAGAGACAAGCAGTGATAGCAGCAGTGGCTATTGTCATGAAAGAGGAGCTAAGAGTGTTCATGGCAGTAGGAATCATCTTAATGTTTTGGATGCTAGCAATCATTCTTTGGAAAGGGTCTCACAAGGAAAACCTTTAATGGGTTCATCAAGTGATGAGACTGAGAGCTGCAACCCTCCTGGGCAGCTTATTTTTGAATACTTTGAGCATGAGACACCTTATAATCGTGAACCATTGGCAAATAAGGCAAGATGTGTTATCCTTTGTTGGACTTAAATATTGGATTATGTTGCTTTTTAATCCTAACATGTATTCATATTGCTTGACTCAGATTTCTGATCTTGAACGGCAATTTCCAGAGTTGAAAACATACTGGAGCTGTGATCTTTCCCCTGCAAGTTGGGTTTCATTTGCTTGGTATGTTTTTCTTGTCCTCGTGCTGATATAGTTGGACAATGCACGTGGTAATAATtactaattcaaaattatttcttgTCGTGTGTATTTTTAAAGGTACCCAATATACAGAATACCTACTGGTCCAACATTACAAAGCTTGAGTGCCTGCTTCTTGACCTTTCATTCCCTGTCAACAGCTTTGCAGAGTATGTCTTGCTGTctgtttaatttctatatgcaaGATGTATGCAAATAGGCATCAATTATAacagtttgatctttgattcaggTTCAAATACTGATGGGCTACATAATCATTATTCAAGAGGTAGGGACATATCCAAGCTATCACTACCAATCTTTGGGCTTGCCTCTCACAAATTCAAAGTTTCTATCTGGGATCCTGATGGGGTTTCTGAATGTCAGAAAGCCAATTCTCTGTCGCGGGCTGCTGAAAACTGGCTTAGGCTATTGCGAGTCAATCATCCTGA
Protein-coding sequences here:
- the LOC100803393 gene encoding uncharacterized protein encodes the protein MSASGGAAISGGSRNRNRHLGENRFYSPPPLRKHKEKQEQQRSSLSRASSENRPGSSSDCSISSRATSDMSNLDRLLEHITPLVPAQYFPKTNSRRWKSREAELHPYFVLGDLWESFKEWSAYGAGVPIVLHGNESVTQYYNVSLSAIQLYIDPSKPSTRLRKPSQESDSESARETSSDSSSGYCHERGAKSVHGSRNHLNVLDASNHSLERVSQGKPLMGSSSDETESCNPPGQLIFEYFEHETPYNREPLANKISDLERQFPELKTYWSCDLSPASWVSFAWYPIYRIPTGPTLQSLSACFLTFHSLSTALQSSNTDGLHNHYSRGRDISKLSLPIFGLASHKFKVSIWDPDGVSECQKANSLSRAAENWLRLLRVNHPDYNYFMSHYAYVR